The nucleotide window TGGGTTTGATTGGTGGCAATTGAATTTCCAAGCAGTGTCGTTTGTTTTTCGGTGGTAGCAATCAATTCTTCCTTAAGTTTGATTTTATTGCTTTGCAAGACAATCGCTTTGGTAGCTGTTTTTTCCTGCTTCTTTACTTCTTGAAGTTTGGTTTCGTTTTCCCGAATCTCTTGTTGGATTTTTACTTTACGTTCTTCTAATTTTTTTTGGTTGTCCTGACCCCAAACTAAGGCCGTTGTAATTAAAAAAATTAAACTCAGAAAATTTTTTAGCATCGCAAATTAAATAAAGTGCAAACTTAATGAATCATTTTCTTAAAAAGCGGTACTATTTTATTTTTAACGACTATCCATTTATAACACCAATTAAAAATTTAGTTGGTTTATTAAAAAGATAAAGTTATTTTTTCTTTTCAAACCATTAAGAGATTAAGGTTAATTAAGTCTAAAAACTTAATTTTCTTAATATCTTAATGGTAAAAAAAGTACCGCTTTTTTCTTCCTGTTAACTACATATTATACAGCCAACTTGCCGGATTGTTGTAGGTTGTATTTTGAGAAATTGTGAATTTCAGAACGGTCTTTCCTTCTCCATTGGTTCTTATTTTTCCCAAACTTTGTTTGGTACTCACTTTTTCTCCTTTGGTCACATAAACCGAACTTAAATTTTGATAAACAGTAAAGTAATCCCCGTGCTGAATCATGACTCCCTTATTTACTGGTGAGAAAATCATAACTCTGGTCACCTCGCCCTCAAAAACCGCTCTTGCATTTGCACCTTGCTCGGTGGTAATCTCCACCCCGCTGTTTTGAATCTCAAGATCTGGATATATAGGATGTGGTTGTTTTCCAAAACCTAACGACACAAATCCTTTTTCAACTGGCCAAGGTAATTTCCCTCTGTTTGCTCTAAAATTATCAGCCAATATTTTGGCTTCGGCTGTTAAAACAATTCTTGCCGACGAGTATGTTCCGGCGGCAGCATTTGGATTTTCACTTGCTGCCTTTCTATTGGCTTCGGCAATTGCTTCCCTGATTAAACGCTCAATCTGACGTTCTATCGCTCTCGACTCCTGTTGCTTTTTCTTAATATCGGCTGTGATTTTTTTCTTGTCTTTTTTGATTGAATTCACCAATTTTAGTTGTTCTTTCTTTTCTTGCTCAAGGGACATTTTTTCTTTGGTGTTTTCGACCAACAATTTCTTTTTGGCTATCTTTTGAGTATTCAGCTTTTCATTGTATCCTAAAAGCTCATCCGTTTTGGATTTGATTTCCTCACCCTGCATTTTCCTGAAACTCGTATATTGTTTCATATACTGGGCTCGCTTGTAGGCTTGCAAAAAATTCTCCGAAGACAATAAAAACATTGCCCGGCTTTGCTCGGATCTACTTTTATAGGACTTGACAATCATCTTGGCGTAATCTTCCTTAAGCTCTGCCAATTCCTTATTCAACTTATTTATTTTCATCTGATTGATGTACATATCGTTGTTAAGGATCTTCGTTTGTTT belongs to Flavobacterium gilvum and includes:
- a CDS encoding murein hydrolase activator EnvC family protein, which gives rise to MQKFLIGLFFLCTTSIMWGQESQQEKLEKRKAEIQQEIRDNERLLQSVKKKEKSAVNVIILQNNKIKLKEKLIRTTEKQTKILNNDMYINQMKINKLNKELAELKEDYAKMIVKSYKSRSEQSRAMFLLSSENFLQAYKRAQYMKQYTSFRKMQGEEIKSKTDELLGYNEKLNTQKIAKKKLLVENTKEKMSLEQEKKEQLKLVNSIKKDKKKITADIKKKQQESRAIERQIERLIREAIAEANRKAASENPNAAAGTYSSARIVLTAEAKILADNFRANRGKLPWPVEKGFVSLGFGKQPHPIYPDLEIQNSGVEITTEQGANARAVFEGEVTRVMIFSPVNKGVMIQHGDYFTVYQNLSSVYVTKGEKVSTKQSLGKIRTNGEGKTVLKFTISQNTTYNNPASWLYNM